From Salipiger profundus, a single genomic window includes:
- a CDS encoding cytochrome P450 has translation MSLEAQFPDAPFLDVANPAFSLRSEPVREARAQSWYARTPYGLAVLRHKEMGELLTHKSLIQGSHAWPALNGVTSGTFADWWNSSILVTEGDDHWRLRRLVNPAFSPKVVKALMPEFERIANDLADGFIESGSCDFMAEFADPYAARVLCLLLGLPETEAPFILRTSATMGLALGVNFPDLVDEIEAATVELGDYISEVLKARETDPGDDILSTLVQVRAEGDRLSHDELWNIALMLAFAGVDTTRNQLGLGMSMFAAHPEQWETLAADPSLDMAAATEVMRMRPTITWVSREATEDFEYGGVTIPQGTVLHLYSESAGTDPQVMGEAPFDITAKRARNYGFGGGIHHCLGNLVARNDMAVAYRVLSARMGPPVVGEGATWLADSGNTGPISLPITFAPR, from the coding sequence ATGAGCCTCGAGGCGCAGTTTCCCGACGCCCCCTTTCTCGACGTGGCGAACCCCGCGTTCTCGCTCCGGTCCGAGCCGGTGCGGGAGGCGCGGGCGCAAAGCTGGTACGCCCGCACGCCCTACGGGCTCGCGGTGCTGCGCCACAAGGAGATGGGCGAGCTTCTCACCCACAAGTCGCTGATCCAGGGCAGCCACGCCTGGCCGGCGCTCAACGGCGTGACCAGCGGCACCTTCGCGGACTGGTGGAACAGCTCGATCCTCGTCACCGAGGGCGACGACCACTGGCGCCTGCGGCGGCTGGTGAACCCGGCGTTCTCGCCGAAGGTGGTCAAGGCGCTGATGCCCGAGTTCGAACGTATTGCCAATGACCTGGCGGACGGCTTCATCGAGAGCGGCAGCTGCGATTTCATGGCCGAGTTCGCCGACCCCTACGCGGCGCGGGTGCTCTGCCTGCTGCTCGGCCTGCCGGAGACCGAGGCGCCCTTCATCCTGCGCACCTCGGCCACCATGGGGTTGGCGCTGGGCGTCAATTTTCCCGACCTCGTGGACGAGATCGAGGCGGCGACGGTCGAGCTTGGCGACTATATCTCGGAGGTGCTGAAGGCGCGCGAGACCGATCCCGGCGACGACATCCTGTCGACGCTGGTGCAGGTCCGCGCCGAGGGCGACCGGCTGAGCCACGACGAGCTGTGGAACATCGCGCTGATGCTGGCCTTCGCCGGCGTCGACACGACGCGCAACCAGCTCGGGCTCGGCATGTCGATGTTCGCGGCGCACCCGGAGCAATGGGAGACGCTGGCGGCGGACCCGTCGCTCGACATGGCGGCGGCGACCGAGGTCATGCGGATGCGCCCGACGATCACATGGGTGTCGCGCGAGGCGACGGAGGATTTCGAATACGGAGGCGTGACGATCCCGCAGGGGACCGTGCTGCATCTCTACTCCGAGAGCGCCGGCACCGACCCGCAGGTGATGGGCGAGGCGCCCTTCGACATCACCGCGAAGCGCGCGCGCAACTACGGCTTCGGTGGCGGCATCCATCACTGCCTCGGCAATCTCGTGGCGCGCAACGACATGGCAGTGGCCTACCGGGTGCTCTCGGCGCGGATGGGCCCGCCGGTCGTGGGCGAGGGCGCGACCTGGCTCGCCGACAGCGGCAACACCGGGCCGATCTCGCTGCCGATCACCTTCGCGCCGCGCTGA
- a CDS encoding glutamine synthetase family protein, with the protein MDIESFVEETGRDEKIKAVREKIDALGIEYLYLQFVSVTGKIMGKGIPADHWESVAKKGFQLVYGATVNLFTNRAGDYLGYGPEAAELVGIPEPETFMQLPWAPEIGRMYCTLFRNREEKVDPGAFLTADCRGNLRRMHKAFQEKHGLQLRMGTEPEMMWLKYDENGKPTDGMSKPYCYHIDQFESLRPVSMQVIRYARKMGLDMIQGDHEDAPGQLELNWTFDDVLRNADRLTTYRQLCAQVARENGIFACFMTKPFMGVSASGCHHNMSLWTAGEDVFKRTGNDPDALPGMAENYMYVSGGDNTFMPDTDDPQMPGKTGLKAIGGVVQHLQALTAIGASTVNSYRRLWDTGFWAPVFSDWGFQNRTTGLRVSAPGRFEYRSVDSMVNPYLMGSALLAAMDDGLDNNLDPGAPEERNIYDAMAQGKKVKKLPMSLGEALVHLENDEVVQRGLPGEMYRLYHEYKSDEWARFMSTVTDWDKDTYMECLP; encoded by the coding sequence ATGGATATCGAAAGCTTCGTCGAAGAGACGGGACGCGACGAGAAGATCAAGGCGGTGCGCGAGAAGATCGACGCGCTGGGCATCGAGTATCTCTACCTCCAGTTCGTGTCGGTGACCGGCAAGATCATGGGCAAGGGCATTCCCGCCGACCACTGGGAGAGCGTCGCGAAGAAGGGCTTCCAGCTGGTCTACGGCGCCACGGTGAACCTGTTCACCAACCGCGCCGGAGACTATCTCGGCTACGGTCCCGAGGCCGCCGAGCTGGTCGGCATCCCCGAGCCCGAGACCTTCATGCAGCTGCCCTGGGCGCCCGAGATCGGCCGCATGTATTGCACGCTGTTCCGCAACCGCGAGGAAAAGGTCGACCCGGGGGCGTTCCTGACGGCCGACTGCCGCGGCAACCTGCGCCGGATGCACAAGGCGTTCCAGGAAAAGCACGGGCTGCAGCTGCGCATGGGCACCGAGCCCGAGATGATGTGGTTGAAGTACGACGAGAACGGCAAGCCCACCGACGGCATGTCGAAGCCCTACTGCTACCACATCGACCAGTTCGAGAGCCTGCGCCCGGTGTCGATGCAGGTGATCCGCTACGCCCGCAAGATGGGGCTCGACATGATCCAGGGCGACCACGAGGACGCGCCCGGCCAGCTCGAGCTGAACTGGACCTTCGACGACGTGCTGCGCAACGCCGACCGCCTGACCACCTATCGCCAGCTCTGCGCGCAGGTGGCGCGCGAGAACGGCATCTTCGCCTGCTTCATGACCAAGCCCTTCATGGGCGTCTCGGCCTCGGGCTGTCACCACAACATGTCGCTGTGGACCGCCGGCGAGGACGTGTTCAAGCGCACCGGCAACGATCCCGACGCGCTGCCGGGGATGGCAGAGAACTACATGTACGTCTCGGGCGGCGACAACACCTTCATGCCCGATACCGACGATCCGCAGATGCCCGGCAAGACCGGCCTCAAGGCCATCGGCGGCGTGGTGCAGCACCTGCAGGCGCTGACCGCGATCGGCGCCTCGACGGTCAACTCCTACCGCCGGCTTTGGGACACCGGCTTCTGGGCGCCGGTGTTCTCGGACTGGGGCTTCCAGAACCGCACCACCGGCCTGCGCGTCTCGGCGCCGGGGCGGTTCGAATATCGGTCCGTGGACAGCATGGTGAACCCCTATCTCATGGGCTCGGCGCTGCTCGCGGCGATGGACGACGGGCTGGACAACAACCTCGACCCGGGTGCACCGGAAGAGCGCAACATCTACGACGCCATGGCGCAGGGCAAGAAGGTCAAGAAACTGCCGATGAGCCTTGGCGAGGCGCTGGTGCATCTCGAGAACGACGAGGTCGTGCAACGCGGGCTTCCGGGCGAGATGTATCGGCTCTACCATGAGTACAAGTCGGACGAATGGGCCCGCTTCATGTCCACCGTCACCGACTGGGACAAGGATACCTACATGGAGTGCCTGCCATGA